One window from the genome of Cucumis melo cultivar AY chromosome 10, USDA_Cmelo_AY_1.0, whole genome shotgun sequence encodes:
- the LOC103489073 gene encoding thioredoxin H-type, with the protein MGASFTVPGSKSSNAMIQPKPPTIIECHDKAQWTARFEATKETNKLMVIDFAAAWCGPCRHMEPIIKEFAARFKDVEFVKIDVDELMDIAYEYGVEAMPTFILIKNGKVIDKVVGDRREELQKKIEKHSKY; encoded by the exons ATGGGAGCAAGCTTTACGGTCCCAGGTTCAAAATCTTCTAATGCAATGATACAACCAAAGCCTCCAACCATTATAGAGTGTCACGACAAAGCTCAATGGACAGCTCGTTTTGAAGCTACAAAGGAAACAAACAAGCTT ATGGTGATTGACTTTGCTGCTGCATGGTGTGGACCTTGTCGACACATGGAGCCGATTATCAAGGAGTTTGCAGCAAGGTTCAAGGATGTTGAGTTCGTTAAAATCGATGTCGATGAATTGATG GACATCGCATACGAATATGGGGTGGAGGCAATGCCAACATTCATACTGATTAAGAATGGGAAAGTAATCGATAAGGTGGTCGGAGACAGGAGGGAGGAGCTGCAGAAGAAGATTGAGAAACATAGTAAATATTGA
- the LOC103489072 gene encoding uncharacterized protein LOC103489072 has product MGVDYYNVLKVNRNANEDDLKRSYKRLAMKWHPDKNPCNKKEAEAKFKQISEAYDVLSDAKKRQIYDLYGEEALKSADFVPPPNSNPSFSYVPRDADDIFAEFFGGAGSGKSRGFRGEGLFKNGKAEAVKQTNRKAPPIESKLLCSLEELYKGSRRKMRISRTVADEFGKPKTVDEVLKIDIKPGWKKGTKITFPEKGNQEPGVAPADLIFIIDEKPHPVFERDGNDLVVNQKMSLLEALTGKTLNITTLDGRDLTTVTDIVKPGYEVVFQNEGMPISKEPNKKGNLRIKFDIIFPSKLTFEQKSDLRRALGGSD; this is encoded by the exons ATGGGTGTGGACTACTATAATGTGTTGAAGGTGAACAGAAATGCGAATGAAGATGACTTGAAGAGGTCGTACAAGAGATTGGCTATGAAATGGCATCCTGATAAGAATCCTTGCAACAAGAAAGAGGCAGAGGCTAAGTTCAAGCAGATCTCTGAGGCTTATGATGTGTTAAGCGACGCTAAAAAGCGTCAGATCTACGATCTCTATGGCGAGGAAGCTCTGAAGTCTGCTGATTTTGTTCCTCCGCCTAATTCTAATCCTTCTTTTTCCTATGTACCTCGCGATGCCGACGACATTTTTGCTGAGTTTTTCGGCGGAGCTGGGAGTGGTAAGAGCCGGGGGTTTAGAGGAGAGGGTTTGTTTAAGAATGGGAAGGCGGAGGCTGTGAAACAAACGAATAGGAAAGCACCGCCAATTGAGAGCAAGTTACTTTGCAGTTTGGAGGAGCTCTATAAAGGTTCAAGAAGGAAGATGAGGATTTCCCGCACTGTTGCTGATGAATTTGG GAAACCAAAAACTGTTGATGAGGTTTTGAAAATAGATATTAAGCCTGGTTGGAAGAAGGGGACAAAAATCACTTTCCCTGAGAAAGGCAATCAAGAACCTGGTGTTGCTCCTGCTGAtcttatatttatcattgaTGAGAAACCCCATCCTGTTTTTGAGAGAGATGGTAATGATTTGGTAGTCAATCAGAAAATGTCTCTATTAGAAGCACTCACTGGAAAAACATTGAACATTACAACTTTGGATGGAAGAGATCTCACTACTGTGACTGATATTGTCAAACCGGGTTACGAGGTAGTGTTCCAAAATGAAGGAATGCCCATCTCAAAAGAACCAAACAAGAAGGGGAACCTTAGAATCAAGTTTGATATCATTTTCCCATCAAAGCTTACTTTTGAACAGAAATCTGATCTAAGAAGAGCTTTGGGTGGTTCTGATTAA
- the LOC103489071 gene encoding uncharacterized protein LOC103489071, whose product MDFFRNAKTVRLRSHHDKYLVADDDQDTVNQDRGGSSKSARWSVEFVSGANSDSFIRLKSCYGKYLTASNQPFLLGMTGRKVLQTLPRRLDSSVEWEPIREGSQVKFKTRYGNFLRANGGLPPWRNSVTHDIPNRTATQDWILWDIDVVEIQVSMNHRAPTIDHQDSLDFNPSSPPSTSGKPTHYSRLESTDSTVSVPPKSEGRTIYYHVADESGDVDEDTVEGSSFTFKGNGVEELTRKLKEETGIDGIIVCTRNPLNGNLYPLRLQLPPNNAIMHVVAVPETSKLGKDLGKQLLL is encoded by the exons ATGGATTTCTTCCGCAACGCCAAGACCGTCCGCCTCCGCAGCCATCACGACAAGTACCTTGTTGCTGATGACGACCAGGACACCGTCAACCAAGACCGTGGCGGATCCTCCAAAAGTGCTCGTTGGTCCGTCGAGTTTGTATCCGGAGCCAACTCCGACTCTTTCATCCGTCTCAAAAGCTGTTACGGCAAGTACCTGACCGCCAGCAATCAACCCTTCTTGCTCGGAATGACCGGCCGGAAAGTTCTTCAGACCCTTCCTCGACGGCTAGATTCGTCCGTCGAGTGGGAACCCATCAGAGAAGGGTCGCAAGTCAAGTTCAAGACCCGATATGGGAACTTCTTGAGAGCTAATGGGGGTCTACCGCCTTGGCGAAATTCGGTCACCCACGATATCCCGAATCGAACCGCCACACAAGATTGGATCCTGTGGGACATCGATGTTGTTGAGATTCAAGTGTCTATGAATCATAGAGCTCCCACAATTGATCATCAGGATTCTCTAGATTTCAATCCCAGCTCGCCTCCTTCTACCTCTGGCAAACCGACCCACTACTCTAGACTTGAG TCTACGGATTCAACTGTTAGTGTACCTCCCAAATCTGAAGGAAGGACCATTTACTATCATGTGGCTGATGAAAGTGGAGATGTAGATGAAGACACAGTGGAGGGTTCTTCTTTTACATTTAAAGGAAATGGGGTGGAGGAACTGACTCGTAAATTGAAGGAAGAAACAGGAATTGATGGTATCATTGTGTGTACTCGAAATCCATTGAATGGGAATCTTTATCCCCTTCGCTTGCAACTTCCTCCCAACAATGCAATCATGCATGTGGTTGCTGTTCCTGAGACATCCAAAT tGGGAAAGGACCTTGGCAAACAACTTTTATTATGA
- the LOC103489069 gene encoding pentatricopeptide repeat-containing protein At1g59720, chloroplastic/mitochondrial — translation MHCRWKMLLAIPPNSQSFPIEIKRETFNTHQSRLLHLLTDCTDLSKLKQIHAQAIRNFSTHKSSLFLYSRILHVSSLIDFDYACRVFNQIGNPNSFMWNTLIGACARSLDRKEQAIEIFYRMLEEGSVEPDKHTFPFLLKACAYVFALSEGRQAHAHIFKLGLDLDVYVGNSLIHLYASCGCLSMALKVFEKMPLRSLVSWNVMIDAYVQCGLFENALKLFFEMQNSFEPDGYTMQSIISACAGIGALSLGMWAHAYVLRKAGGAMAGDVLINSSLVDMYSKCGSLRMAQQVFETMPKHDLNSWNSMILALAMHGLGEAALQCFSRLVEMEIFLPNSVTFVGVLSACNHRGMVADGRKYFDMMVNEYKIEPRLEHYGCLVDLLSRSGFIDEALELVANMHIKPDAVIWRSLLDACYKQNAGVELSEKVAFKILQSEKTVSSGVYVLLSRVYASARQWNDVGIIRKVMTDMGVTKEPGCSSIEIDGISHEFFAGDTSHPRIKEIYGVIDLIEEKLEKHGYSPDCSQATMVDEPDYIKQQSLKLHSERLAIAFGLLNLKPGTPVRIFKNLRVCNDCHQVTKLISEIFNVEIIMRDRNRFHHFKHGMCSCMDFW, via the coding sequence atgcATTGTCGGTGGAAAATGCTTCTAGCAATCCCACCAAATTCACAATCTTTTCCAATTGAAATCAAGCGCGAGACTTTCAATACCCATCAAAGTCGGCTTCTTCACTTGCTGACTGACTGTACTGATTTGTCAAAGCTCAAACAAATACATGCACAGGCAATTCGTAACTTCTCCACCCACAAATCCTCTCTCTTTCTCTACAGCCGAATTCTCCACGTTTCGTCTTTAATTGATTTTGATTATGCCTGCCGTGTTTTTAATCAAATTGGTAACCCCAATTCGTTCATGTGGAACACTCTGATCGGAGCCTGTGCACGGAGCTTGGACCGGAAAGAGCAGGCGATTGAAATCTTTTACAGAATGTTAGAAGAAGGTTCAGTTGAACCAGATAAACatacttttccttttcttcttaaAGCTTGTGCTTACGTATTTGCTTTATCCGAAGGGAGACAGGCGCATGCTCATATTTTTAAACTTGGGTTAGATTTGGATGTTTATGTTGGCAATAGCTTGATTCATTTATATGCTTCTTGTGGATGCTTGAGTATGGCATTGAAGGTGTTTGAGAAAATGCCTCTTAGAAGTTTGGTGTCGTGGAATGTGATGATTGATGCATATGTTCAGTGTGGGCTTTTCGAGAATGCTCTCAAGCTATTTTTTGAAATGCAGAACAGCTTTGAGCCTGATGGGTATACAATGCAGAGTATAATTAGTGCTTGTGCTGGTATTGGAGCTTTATCTCTGGGGATGTGGGCTCATGCTTATGTGTTGAGGAAGGCCGGTGGCGCTATGGCGGGTGATGTTTTGATCAACTCCTCACTAGTGGATATGTACAGCAAGTGTGGTTCTTTAAGAATGGCTCAGCAGGTCTTCGAGACAATGCCCAAACATGACCTAAATTCATGGAATTCTATGATTCTAGCGCTCGCCATGCATGGACTGGGGGAGGCTGCCTTGCAGTGTTTCTCTCGGCTGGTTGAAATGGAGATTTTTTTGCCCAATTCTGTCACGTTTGTTGGTGTACTTAGTGCTTGTAACCACAGAGGCATGGTTGCTGACGGCCGGAAATATTTTGATATGATGGTTAATGAGTACAAGATTGAACCCCGGTTGGAGCACTATGGATGCCTTGTTGATCTTCTATCTCGCTCTGGTTTTATTGATGAAGCTTTGGAGTTGGTGGCAAATATGCATATAAAGCCAGATGCAGTGATTTGGAGGAGTCTTCTTGATGCTTGCTACAAGCAGAATGCTGGTGTTGAGTTGAGCGAAAAAGTGGCATTCAAGATTCTTCAATCTGAAAAAACAGTTTCCAGTGGTGTTTATGTGCTGTTGTCAAGAGTCTATGCTTCAGCACGCCAGTGGAACGATGTCGGAATCATAAGGAAGGTGATGACCGATATGGGTGTGACAAAAGAGCCTGGCTGCAGTTCGATAGAAATTGATGGTATTAGCCATGAGTTTTTTGCAGGAGACACATCTCACCCCAGGATAAAAGAGATCTACGGTGTTATTGATTTGATTGAGGAAAAATTGGAGAAACATGGTTACTCACCCGACTGTTCACAGGCAACCATGGTAGATGAACCCGATTACATCAAACAACAGTCGCTTAAGTTGCATAGTGAGAGACTTGCCATTGCTTTTGGGTTACTAAACTTGAAACCTGGTACGCCGGTGCGTATATTTAAGAATCTTAGAGTATGCAACGACTGCCACCAAGTCACCAAGTTGATTTCTGAAATCTTCAACGTAGAGATTATCATGCGAGATCGTAATAGGTTTCATCATTTTAAGCATGGAATGTGTTCCTGCATGGACTTCTGGTGA
- the LOC103489070 gene encoding uncharacterized protein LOC103489070 encodes MEFFTFFKSVKLRSHLHKYLTATHDHQTVRQTTNPSATGTIWAIEFVEGKTDSIRLRSRHGNYLSATDLNFLLGATGRKVICQTKHDAAWSCVEWEPVRDGDQVKLMSWCGSYLRGNGAMPPWRNSVTHDEPRFSSTKGWILWDVEPVIEIPNYCLFMTRRSISTLSSSSSSKDSDHFSVSGKRSPSTPKSVRRSSTLQIKSFSDNNLRPNTDFFHNLKTVRLRSHHNKYLVADDDQNSVNQERSGSSKNAHWSVEFPFSKRSNFTIRLKSCYGKYLTASNQPFLLGMTGRKVLQTLPRRLDSSIEWEPVREGAQVKFKTCNGNFLRANGGLPPWRNSVTHDIPSQTATQDWILWDIDVVEIQVQFLSHRTPTIEHVDSLYFNPSSPASASGKWAHYSRLEYTNSTVSLPPKSEGRTIYYHVADESGDIDKYTMEGSSFTFKGNGVEELTRKLKEEIGFEGIIVCTRNPLNGNLYPLRLQLPPNNAIMHVVAVLESSKLGKDLAKQCL; translated from the exons ATGGAGTTCTTCACCTTCTTCAAATCCGTCAAACTCCGAAGCCACCTCCACAAATACTTAACCGCCACTCACGACCACCAAACCGTCCGCCAAACCACCAACCCCTCCGCCACCGGAACCATTTGGGCAATCGAATTCGTCGAAGGAAAAACCGATTCCATCCGCCTCCGTAGCCGCCATGGAAACTACCTCTCTGCCACTGACCTCAATTTTCTCCTCGGCGCGACCGGGAGGAAGGTAATCTGCCAAACTAAGCACGACGCGGCCTGGAGTTGCGTCGAGTGGGAGCCTGTACGCGACGGCGATCAGGTGAAATTGATGAGTTGGTGCGGCAGTTATTTGAGAGGCAACGGCGCTATGCCGCCATGGAGGAACTCCGTTACTCATGACGAGCCGCGATTCTCTTCCACTAAGGGATGGATTTTGTGGGACGTTGAACCGGTTATTGAAATTCCTAACTATTGTCTGTTCATGACTCGAAGGTCTATTTCtaccctttcttcttcttcttcttctaaggATTCCGACCACTTTTCCGTCTCCGGGAAACGTTCTCCGTCCACCCCAAAATCGGTACGCCGATCCTCTACGTTACAG ATCAAATCTTTCTCCGATAACAACCTGCGACCTAACACGGATTTCTTCCACAACCTCAAGACTGTGCGCCTCCGCAGCCATCACAACAAGTACCTTGTTGCTGATGACGATCAGAACTCAGTCAACCAAGAACGTAGCGGGTCCTCCAAAAATGCTCATTGGTCCGTTGAGTTTCCATTCAGCAAAAGGTCTAACTTTACCATCCGTCTCAAAAGCTGCTATGGCAAGTACCTGACTGCCAGCAATCAACCTTTCTTGCTTGGAATGACCGGCCGAAAAGTGCTTCAGACCCTTCCTCGACGGCTAGATTCATCCATTGAGTGGGAACCCGTTAGAGAAGGGGCGCAGGTCAAGTTCAAGACCTGTAATGGGAACTTCTTAAGAGCCAATGGGGGTCTACCGCCATGGCGTAATTCGGTCACTCATGATATTCCGAGTCAAACCGCCACACAAGATTGGATCCTCTGGGACATTGATGTTGTTGAGATTCAGGTTCAGTTTTTGAGTCATAGAACTCCCACAATTGAGCATGTGGATTCTCTATATTTCAATCCCAGCTCACCCGCTTCTGCCTCTGGAAAATGGGCCCATTACTCTAGACTTGAG TATACTAATTCGACCGTTAGTTTACCTCCCAAATCTGAAGGAAGGACCATTTACTATCATGTGGCTGACGAAAGTGGAGATATAGATAAATATACAATGGAGGGTTCTTCTTTTACATTCAAAGGAAATGGGGTGGAGGAACTGACTCGCAAATTGAAGGAAGAAATAGGATTTGAAGGTATCATTGTGTGTACTCGCAATCCATTGAATGGGAATCTTTATCCTCTTCGCCTGCAACTTCCTCCGAACAACGCAATCATGCATGTGGTTGCCGTTCTTGAATCATCCAAAT TGGGAAAGGACCTTGCAAAACAATGTTTATAA
- the LOC103489068 gene encoding LEAF RUST 10 DISEASE-RESISTANCE LOCUS RECEPTOR-LIKE PROTEIN KINASE-like 1.5: MPSPSPLFTISAILLFSLLFPVHSSCPPFSSQPLFPFSSVSGHGHPSFQVHCSSPHSLISINGLSFSLLSFNISSTTLLLSPLPLNLTPTPKQSNHSCFSLRSSSIPTRSIDFSGSPFRIADGYCSRLSLLRPCSPPHLPNCSHCPWECNLIKKPVNLLHGCGVERQSVSEQGCQEEVLEYLDRILRLGFEVEWDKDQDPYFIKCNDCEANKGVCGFNSSDPDRKFICYYTRTRYSYPNRIAILSSVFALMCLLLVIAVMLAFFRSRWLRSFAIEVDPTAQFLSRHRSPNLLPPVFPYEELESSTNRFDPKRKLGDGGFGSVYLGQLNDGRLVAVKYLHKHHAAATAPSGKAFFTKSFCNEILILSSINHPNLVRLHGYCSDPRGLILVYDYVPNGTLADHLHGPKCTYRKGSLSWQVRIDIALQIAMAMEYLHFSVVPPIVHRDITSSNIFVEKDMRIKVGDFGLSRLLVFSDTTSSSSGYVCTGPQGTPGYLDPDYHRSFRLTEKSDVYSFGVVLLELISGLKAVDQSRERREMALADLVVSKIQMGQLHQVVDSVLGVDGEVIDGVEAMAELAFRCVAADKDDRPDAKEIVEELRRIRNCTRGGVRSSISNVSADAARS, encoded by the coding sequence atGCCTTCTCCATCTCCCCTTTTTACCATTTCCGCCATTCTTCTCTTCTCCCTTCTCTTCCCCGTTCACTCTTCTTGTCCACCTTTCTCTTCCCAACCCCTTTTCCCCTTTTCCTCTGTTTCCGGTCATGGCCATCCTTCTTTTCAGGTCCATTGCTCTTCTCCTCACTCTCTTATTTCCATTAATGGtctttccttttctcttctaaGTTTCAATATCTCCTCCACCACTCTCCTCCTTTCTCCTCTTCCACTTAATCTCACTCCCACTCCTAAACAATCCAATCATTCCTGTTTTTCTCTTCGTTCTTCTTCTATTCCCACCCGTTCCATTGATTTCTCTGGCTCCCCTTTTCGAATCGCAGATGGGTATTGTTCTAGACTCTCTCTTCTTCGTCCCTGTTCGCCTCCTCATCTACCCAATTGCAGTCATTGCCCTTGGGAGTGTAATCTTATCAAGAAACCGGTTAATTTGCTCCATGGATGCGGCGTTGAGCGGCAGTCTGTGTCGGAGCAAGGTTGTCAAGAGGAGGTTTTGGAGTATTTGGATAGAATTCTTAGATTGGGGTTTGAAGTTGAGTGGGACAAAGATCAGGACCCTTACTTTATTAAGTGTAATGATTGTGAAGCTAACAAAGGTGTTTGTGGGTTCAATTCTTCAGACCCAGATAGGAAATTCATTTGCTATTATACTCGAACTCGATACTCATACCCTAATAGAATCGCGATTCTGTCCTCAGTTTTTGCATTGATGTGCTTGTTATTGGTTATTGCGGTGATGTTGGCTTTTTTCAGGTCCAGATGGTTGAGATCCTTCGCCATTGAAGTTGACCCAACAGCTCAGTTCCTTAGCCGTCACCGTTCACCTAATCTTCTACCACCTGTTTTCCCTTACGAAGAACTTGAATCCTCAACTAATCGATTCGACCCAAAGAGGAAACTGGGCGACGGTGGATTTGGGTCTGTTTATTTGGGTCAGCTCAACGATGGTCGACTAGTGGCCGTTAAGTATCTTCACAAGCATCACGCGGCCGCCACTGCCCCCTCCGGCAAGGCTTTCTTCACCAAATCGTTCTGTAACGAAATCTTGATTCTTTCTTCGATTAATCACCCAAATCTCGTTAGGTTACATGGGTATTGTAGTGATCCAAGAGGGCTTATTCTAGTTTATGATTATGTTCCAAATGGGACTCTCGCCGATCATCTCCATGGCCCTAAATGCACGTACCGGAAGGGATCACTGTCTTGGCAAGTGAGGATTGACATTGCTCTGCAAATCGCCATGGCTATGGAGTATTTGCATTTCTCTGTTGTACCGCCGATTGTTCACAGAGACATCACATCTTCTAATATTTTTGTGGAGAAAGATATGAGAATCAAAGTTGGGGATTTTGGGCTTTCAAGGTTGCTGGTTTTCTCCGATACGACGTCATCTTCATCTGGGTATGTCTGTACCGGTCCTCAGGGGACACCAGGCTACTTGGATCCAGATTACCACCGGTCGTTCCGATTGACGGAGAAAAGTGATGTGTACAGCTTCGGAGTGGTGTTGTTGGAGCTGATTTCTGGTTTGAAAGCAGTGGATCAGAGTCGAGAGAGAAGAGAAATGGCGTTAGCCGATCTGGTAGTGTCGAAGATTCAAATGGGTCAGCTTCATCAGGTGGTGGACTCTGTTTTGGGCGTCGACGGTGAGGTAATCGACGGCGTTGAGGCCATGGCGGAGTTGGCTTTCCGATGCGTTGCGGCGGACAAAGACGACCGCCCTGACGCGAAGGAGATTGTGGAGGAGCTCCGGCGGATTCGGAACTGCACACGTGGAGGGGTCCGGTCGTCGATTTCAAATGTGAGTGCTGACGCGGCTAGAAGTTGA